A DNA window from Halococcus salsus contains the following coding sequences:
- a CDS encoding FAD-binding and (Fe-S)-binding domain-containing protein — MTTEFAALPHDDPAEHDASYDYQGNEVERPDLLAALDSRTAGDVRFDTYSRQLYATDASAYEMTPVGVVFPESTADVSAVMTYCAEEGIPVLPRGGGTSLAGQAVNEAVVLDFTRHMDGMVDIDPDGRTARAQSGSYLGDINEALAEWDLKFAPDPAWGDKSSLGGAIGNNSTGSHSLKYGKTDAYIESCEVVLADGSVTEFGELPLDELRDRADPEGDLEARIHAAVARVVDEESEAIEGAYPDLKRNVSGYDLDMLVADAKSDSVNLARLLAGSEGTLGIVTEATVALEPVPETKAVALLTYDSLVDAMEDVVAILDHDPAAVEVMDSVLLDLARDTSEFADVVGMLPDGTDSVLLVEFYADSDDDGRRKTADLIADRVDGETEVEPSEGATETTGKARYANAAMEAHDAETRAQFWKMRKSGLPILLSRTTDAKHISFIEDCAVPAEHLPEYVSGFQDILDEQDTFASFYAHAGPGVLHIRPLVDTKTVEGLRQMEAIAEGATDLVVEYGGSVSGEHGDGRARTQWNEKLYGEHLWNVFRDLKTAFDPDWLLNPGQVCGLPPAEGSDGADGDSELPDLTENLRFDPDYEFEAGFETELRWENENGFQGMAELCHGCGGCRGHQSTTGGVMCPTYRASEEEVTSTRGRANLLRQAMSGDLDDEAVDVEFMHEVMDLCIGCKGCANDCPSEVDMAKLKAEVTNAYHERHGASLRDHLFANIDSLSALGSALAPLSNWGTKLPGARNLLERTVGIATDRTLPTFHGESFEDWFEKRGGARVPAAEADRRVLLFPDTYTNYNHPEAGKAAVRVLEAAGVHVRLPLGVTDSGRPAFSKGFIGKARAAAEQNVSALAPLVRRDWDVVVVEPSDAVMFQYDYPDLLPAQDRSVPSGTVPAGEGGDQAIADGGERTDGSRASSVEREARPAEAPRTDERRSRKRSESDRGVADVELVAGNSYGVLEYLDRFRLDEAVDFDEPTESLVYHGHCHQKATKKDHHAVGVLRRAGYTVDALDSGCCGMAGSFGYEAEHLSMSRAIAGVLYDQVEDSDAERVVAPGASCRSQLGEHEAEEPPHPVESLADALAE, encoded by the coding sequence GTGACAACCGAGTTCGCCGCGCTTCCGCACGACGACCCCGCCGAGCACGATGCGAGCTACGACTACCAGGGTAACGAGGTCGAACGGCCCGACCTCCTCGCGGCGCTCGACTCCCGGACCGCGGGCGACGTTCGCTTCGACACCTACTCACGACAGCTCTACGCGACCGACGCGAGCGCCTACGAGATGACCCCGGTCGGGGTGGTCTTCCCGGAGTCGACCGCCGACGTTTCGGCGGTGATGACCTACTGTGCCGAGGAGGGGATCCCGGTGCTCCCGCGCGGCGGCGGGACGAGCCTCGCGGGCCAGGCGGTCAACGAGGCGGTCGTGCTGGACTTCACGCGACACATGGACGGGATGGTCGACATCGACCCCGACGGCCGCACCGCCCGCGCCCAGTCGGGCAGCTACCTCGGCGACATCAACGAGGCGCTCGCGGAGTGGGACCTGAAGTTCGCGCCCGACCCCGCGTGGGGCGACAAGAGTTCGCTCGGCGGCGCGATCGGGAATAACTCGACTGGATCGCACTCGCTGAAGTACGGCAAGACCGACGCCTACATCGAATCCTGCGAGGTCGTGCTCGCCGACGGCAGCGTGACGGAGTTCGGGGAGCTCCCTCTCGACGAGCTTCGTGACCGCGCCGACCCGGAAGGGGACCTCGAAGCCCGGATCCACGCCGCCGTCGCCCGGGTCGTCGACGAGGAGAGCGAGGCAATCGAGGGGGCCTATCCCGACCTCAAACGGAACGTCTCGGGCTACGACCTCGACATGCTGGTCGCCGACGCGAAGTCGGATTCGGTGAACCTCGCGCGATTGCTGGCGGGGAGCGAAGGTACTCTCGGGATCGTCACCGAGGCCACCGTCGCGCTCGAACCCGTCCCCGAGACGAAGGCCGTGGCGCTGTTGACCTACGACTCGCTCGTCGACGCGATGGAGGACGTGGTGGCGATCCTCGACCACGACCCGGCCGCGGTCGAGGTGATGGACTCCGTCCTCCTCGACCTCGCACGCGACACCAGCGAGTTCGCGGACGTGGTGGGGATGCTTCCTGATGGTACTGATTCGGTACTCCTCGTCGAGTTCTACGCCGACTCCGACGACGACGGACGACGCAAGACCGCGGACCTCATCGCCGACCGGGTGGATGGCGAGACCGAGGTCGAGCCGAGCGAGGGCGCGACCGAGACGACGGGAAAAGCACGCTACGCGAACGCGGCGATGGAGGCCCACGACGCCGAGACGCGCGCCCAGTTCTGGAAGATGCGGAAGTCCGGGCTCCCGATCCTCCTCTCGCGAACCACCGACGCGAAACACATCTCGTTCATCGAGGACTGCGCGGTGCCCGCCGAACACCTCCCGGAGTACGTCTCGGGCTTTCAGGACATCCTCGACGAACAGGACACCTTCGCGAGCTTCTACGCCCATGCGGGGCCCGGCGTGCTCCACATCCGCCCGCTCGTCGACACGAAGACCGTCGAGGGGCTTCGCCAGATGGAGGCCATCGCCGAGGGCGCGACCGACCTCGTGGTCGAGTACGGCGGGTCGGTCTCGGGCGAACACGGTGACGGCCGCGCGCGGACCCAGTGGAACGAGAAGCTGTACGGCGAGCACCTCTGGAACGTCTTCCGCGATCTCAAGACCGCCTTCGATCCCGATTGGCTGTTGAACCCCGGCCAGGTCTGTGGGTTGCCGCCCGCGGAGGGATCGGACGGTGCGGATGGTGACAGCGAACTCCCGGACCTCACCGAGAACCTCCGGTTCGACCCCGACTACGAGTTCGAGGCGGGCTTCGAGACCGAACTCCGGTGGGAGAACGAGAACGGCTTCCAGGGGATGGCCGAGCTCTGTCACGGGTGTGGCGGTTGTCGGGGCCACCAGTCGACGACCGGCGGGGTGATGTGTCCGACCTATCGCGCCTCCGAGGAGGAGGTCACCTCGACGCGCGGCCGGGCGAACCTGCTCCGGCAGGCGATGAGCGGCGACCTCGACGACGAGGCCGTCGACGTCGAGTTCATGCACGAGGTGATGGACCTCTGTATCGGCTGTAAGGGCTGTGCGAACGACTGCCCGAGCGAGGTCGACATGGCGAAGCTGAAGGCCGAGGTCACGAACGCCTACCACGAGCGCCACGGTGCGAGCCTCAGGGACCACCTGTTCGCCAACATCGACTCGCTCTCGGCGCTCGGCAGCGCGCTCGCGCCGCTCTCGAACTGGGGCACGAAGCTCCCCGGCGCACGGAACCTGCTCGAACGAACGGTTGGGATCGCGACGGACCGGACGCTCCCCACCTTCCACGGCGAGAGCTTCGAGGACTGGTTCGAGAAACGAGGTGGCGCGCGGGTCCCGGCGGCCGAGGCCGACCGTCGGGTCCTGCTGTTTCCCGACACCTACACCAACTACAATCACCCCGAGGCCGGGAAGGCCGCCGTGCGAGTTCTCGAAGCCGCCGGGGTTCACGTTCGACTCCCGCTGGGGGTCACGGACAGCGGCCGCCCCGCGTTCTCGAAGGGGTTCATCGGGAAGGCTCGCGCGGCCGCCGAACAGAACGTGTCGGCGCTCGCGCCGCTGGTCCGGCGAGACTGGGACGTCGTCGTCGTTGAGCCCTCGGATGCCGTGATGTTCCAGTACGACTACCCCGACCTACTCCCCGCCCAGGACCGAAGCGTCCCCTCGGGGACCGTGCCGGCGGGCGAGGGTGGCGACCAGGCGATCGCGGACGGGGGTGAGCGAACCGACGGTTCGCGAGCCTCGTCGGTCGAGCGAGAGGCGCGACCGGCGGAAGCGCCTCGAACCGACGAACGGCGAAGCCGTAAGCGAAGCGAGTCCGACCGTGGGGTCGCCGATGTCGAACTCGTCGCCGGGAATTCGTACGGGGTGCTCGAATACCTCGACCGCTTCCGGCTCGACGAGGCGGTCGACTTCGACGAGCCCACGGAATCGCTGGTCTACCACGGTCACTGTCACCAGAAGGCCACCAAGAAGGACCATCACGCGGTCGGGGTGCTCCGGCGGGCGGGCTACACCGTGGACGCGCTGGACTCGGGCTGCTGTGGGATGGCCGGCTCGTTCGGCTACGAGGCCGAACACCTCTCGATGAGCCGGGCGATCGCGGGCGTGCTCTACGACCAGGTCGAGGACAGCGACGCCGAGCGGGTGGTCGCGCCGGGGGCCTCCTGCAGAAGCCAGCTCGGCGAGCACGAGGCCGAGGAACCACCACACCCGGTCGAGAGCCTCGCCGACGCGCTCGCCGAGTAG
- a CDS encoding L-lactate permease, whose product MNGLAGVLVAVLPLVAIAVLMVGLFWPATRAMPVAWLVAVAAGAVGWGMSPRWIAAATINGFITATQILWIVFGAILLLYTLKQTGAFDAISGGFAAVSDDRRVQVVLLVFLMGSFIEGAAGFGTPAAVVGPLLVGLGFPPLAAVVVALTGNLMAITFGAVGTPLIIGLEDTFASSEAIRSTVTSETPYTIASWVAEIGAWAATYHVIVGIAVPFIGVAMMTRFFGEERSVRPALEVLPLCLFSWASFAVPYWLTAMFLGPVFPGLVGAMVGLALTVGVLRLGYLHPDEEWDFGDRSAWPDHWVGDIEPGESSTRSGAIAADGGTAQAMPLWKAWAPYALLVVLLVVTRTIDPISTFLQANGVLVWSDILGTGLTNDLAVLYLPGAAFVFVSLLTIGFHRMSGDEVRGAWRETGEKIAPPVVALLFAVATVQVMLQSGAATGSDSMLIVLSQATADLAGGIYPFFAPLVGAFGAFLAGSNTVSDILFGTFQYGVATDIGTPRTIMLGAQAVGGAIGNLIAVHNVVAALAVVGLVGEEGRVIRLELIPLAYYATFAGLLSLLFSYVLFPGTF is encoded by the coding sequence ATGAACGGTCTCGCCGGGGTTCTGGTCGCGGTGTTGCCGCTGGTGGCCATCGCGGTGTTGATGGTCGGTCTCTTCTGGCCGGCGACGCGCGCGATGCCGGTGGCGTGGCTGGTCGCCGTCGCCGCCGGGGCCGTCGGCTGGGGGATGAGTCCCCGCTGGATCGCGGCGGCGACCATCAACGGCTTCATCACCGCCACCCAGATCCTCTGGATCGTCTTCGGCGCGATCCTGCTGTTGTACACCCTGAAGCAGACGGGGGCGTTCGACGCCATCAGCGGGGGGTTCGCCGCGGTCAGCGACGACCGCCGCGTCCAGGTGGTCCTGCTCGTCTTCCTGATGGGGTCGTTCATCGAGGGCGCGGCGGGCTTCGGCACGCCGGCGGCGGTCGTCGGGCCGCTCCTCGTTGGACTGGGTTTCCCGCCGCTCGCCGCGGTCGTGGTGGCGCTCACGGGGAACCTGATGGCGATCACCTTCGGCGCGGTCGGCACGCCGCTGATCATCGGGCTCGAGGACACCTTCGCGTCGAGCGAGGCGATCCGGTCGACGGTCACGTCGGAGACGCCGTACACCATCGCGAGCTGGGTCGCCGAGATCGGGGCGTGGGCGGCGACCTACCACGTCATCGTGGGTATCGCGGTGCCGTTCATCGGGGTCGCGATGATGACGCGTTTCTTCGGCGAGGAGCGCTCCGTCCGCCCGGCGCTCGAGGTGTTGCCCCTCTGTCTGTTCTCGTGGGCCTCGTTCGCGGTGCCGTACTGGCTCACCGCGATGTTCCTCGGTCCGGTCTTCCCCGGCCTCGTCGGCGCGATGGTCGGCCTCGCGCTTACCGTGGGCGTGCTCAGGCTCGGTTACCTCCATCCCGACGAGGAGTGGGACTTCGGCGACCGCTCGGCGTGGCCCGACCACTGGGTCGGCGACATCGAGCCCGGCGAGTCCTCGACCCGGAGCGGGGCCATCGCGGCCGACGGCGGCACCGCCCAGGCGATGCCGCTCTGGAAGGCGTGGGCCCCCTACGCGCTGCTCGTGGTCCTCCTCGTCGTCACCCGAACGATCGACCCCATCTCCACGTTCCTCCAGGCCAACGGCGTCCTCGTCTGGTCGGACATCCTCGGGACCGGCCTCACGAACGACCTCGCGGTGCTCTACCTCCCCGGCGCGGCGTTCGTCTTCGTTTCACTGCTCACCATCGGCTTCCACCGGATGAGCGGCGACGAGGTCCGTGGCGCGTGGCGCGAGACGGGCGAGAAGATCGCGCCGCCGGTGGTCGCGCTGTTGTTCGCGGTTGCCACGGTCCAAGTGATGCTCCAGTCGGGGGCGGCGACGGGCTCTGACAGCATGCTGATCGTGCTCTCGCAGGCCACCGCCGACCTCGCCGGCGGGATCTACCCGTTCTTCGCACCGCTCGTCGGTGCGTTCGGGGCCTTCCTCGCGGGGTCGAACACCGTGAGCGACATCCTGTTCGGTACCTTCCAGTACGGCGTCGCGACCGACATCGGGACACCGCGAACCATCATGCTGGGTGCGCAGGCGGTCGGCGGGGCGATCGGCAACCTGATCGCGGTCCACAACGTGGTCGCCGCGCTCGCGGTCGTCGGCCTCGTCGGCGAGGAGGGCCGGGTCATCCGGCTCGAACTCATCCCGCTCGCGTACTACGCGACCTTCGCTGGCCTCCTCTCCCTGCTGTTCAGCTACGTCCTCTTCCCCGGAACCTTCTGA